TTCATTCCTGTCTTCCCCCAGCTGGTTCTGCCATTTGGATGATGACAACTACCTGAACCTTCGGGCCCTCCTGAAGCTCTTGTCCTCCTACTCCGCAACATGGGACGTTTACCTGGGGAAACCCAGCCTGAACCGACCCATCCGGGCCTCTGAAACGCTGCCAAACAACCAGACGGTACAGCCCGCTGCGGTGGTGTGGGGGCCAATGGGTTGTTTTTAGTGCTCTGGCTCATTGGTGGTAGATGTACCCCAAGGAGAGACAGGTCCCAAGAGCAACAGGCAACAGCTGGAAACTTGCCAGTCTTGTCTGAACATGGTTGTAGGTGTTGACTCAATCCGATCTACCTAGTGGAAAAGTCCCACGTTGCTGCTGTGCCTTTGGGTACCTGTCTGCCAGGAGATAAGCTTGCCTTGGACAcctgctgctgtcagcaggaACTCGGCTGCTCCAAATATGAAGAAGTCAAAATCCATGCTGTACTTCTGGCAAGTCCTTCTTCTGGGAAGCAGTCAGGGGTCTGGAGTGACAATAGGGCTGTGTTTATCCTGGCATCAAAGCCAGGTTTCCAGCATTCCCATCTCAGGGAGTATGGTATCATCTGAGCCTCTGCCATTGATTTTCTCTGCCGTTTCTCTCCAGAAATCTGTGCACTTCTGGTTTGCCACAGGAGGGGCTGGGTTCTGCATCAGCCGCAAGCTGGCAAGCAAGATGGTGCCGTGGGCCAGGTGAGCTGTGCGGCTGGTGAGTATGGGAGCCTTTGGGGACGAGGAACATGGCCGCACATTAATTCCTAGCAGCGTCAGATCTGGCTTTGTGTATGTGGTGTTTGCAAGGACGTTTGCGAGTGTGCAGAGTGCCACATGCTACACATCTGCAAGCAGGTGGGACTGGAGGAAGACTGTAGTAGGTGGGTCTGCCACCTGATTAAAAAGAGGCAAGAGCAGGCAGGTCAGCAAATATGATTGTAGGATGACATACTCCCATCTCCCCGACTCCTTTTAGCTCTTGGTTATCCCTCCACACTCCTTCCTGTCCCTTTCAGCTTCCTCTGACACTTTTCCTAAGTATTTTCCCTGTCTGCCTATCTCCTCTCCCCTTAGTCTGCCTCTTTCCAACCTCTGGTACCTCCTTCCTGAGCCAATTTCCCATTtcccaaccccaaaccctcttCAGCTTCTTACAGTCATTTCCTCAGCTTGTTGCATGGAGAACAGAGGTGGGTCCCGGGGTCTTGTGTTAGATCAGCCTACAGCAAGATGATGATTTCCATGATGCCCTAGGTTATATCACAGCCTATATGCACATGCACTGATAGGCAATGGCTGTGCCAGCCGTAACCAGATCTGTACATACCCAGAAAGACAGATCCGATCCACACCAGGCGGCTGGTTTAGCTGAAGCCCGTGATACGTATTTTATGGTAGACCCAGACAGGAGGATGATCTGTGATCTAGGGTAAAATGAAGTGGCATGGATAGATAATGCCTAACCTGGCATAAAGTCTGCCACTACTGTGTTAAAATGCTTAAAACACATTTGACCTACCTGAGAGGTGTTACAGTAGACAGTGCTTCATGCTGTGTGGCTGTTTCCAGTTAAAGGAGCCTTAAAATTTGGTTTAGGCTGTCATCAAAGGATGGCCAAGCGTGTGGTGTTACATTACAGTGGAGCCATGGATGGCTTATTCAAGCTGCACGAGACTGTCCAGTTTCCTCTCTTTTGGTCCTGGCCATGTAGTCCCACTGTTTCTCTTGTGCTGGCTTGTTTGACCCCTCAGGGACTCAGTGCGGCTCACCAAACAGGTAGAAAAGGGACTCAGCAAAGTCTGCCTGCTCTCTACATCAGCTCACCTAGGAGCTGAATACGTATCAGGGACAGCACCCAACAATTGGTGGGAGTGGGACAGCATGGCTGGAAGTAGTCAGAGAGCAAACACATTCCCAAATCTTTGCATGTGGAATTCGGGGATTTCTTGCCTAGTTCCAAGATTTACTCTGGTTTTCAATTAAGTCCTTCATTAATCTCCCATCTAAGTGTATGCCTATATCCCCCTCTTACCCTTTTCCTAACCCACGCAGCCCTACTCTCTTCCAGTGGCAGGAACTTCCTGAGCACTTCAGAGCTCATCCGCCTGCCGGATGACTGCACCGTGGGTTACATCATTGAGTGCAAAGTCGGCGGGCAGCTGCTGCCCAATGCGCTCTTCCATTCCCACCTGGAGAACCTGCAGCTCATCTCCCCCTCTCGGCTCACACagcaggtgaggaggagaaatggAGCAAGAGGGAGGTGTGTGAGGAAGGAGAAGTGAAGGGGCGCTTACAGGTGCATTGCTGTCTTGGTGGGACTGGCGTGGATTGAATCATCAATTCTCTGCTCTTTTGGGGAGGCTTTCCTGACAAATGCTTCTATGAAATAAGGAGCAGATGTTGCCTGCAGCAGACATGCCAGTCACagtgccccaggggtcagtcCTGGGGAGCACATGTATGGGGAGTGATGGGAGAATTGAGGGCATCCCAGGGGCAACGTGGCACAAGGACAAGCAGATGATTGATTGAGGAAGGGTCTTTGACATGACACCATGTTTGCCTTGTGTGGGAGATAACAAGGGGTGTAGGGGGCTTGGAGAGGTGAAGGACCAGCACAGTGGACCATCATGGGAAGGAagacaggagagacatggaagGCAGAGGCCAAGCCAGCAGAGAAGGAACCAGAATGGGAGCTTCTGTCACCCAAAGCAAGTTCCTTGCTCCTGAACTCACCTCATCCTCCCTGCTCCTTTCTCACCACCCCTCTTTGCAGGTCACCCTCAGCTACGGTGTCTTTGAGAACAAGCTCAATGTTATTGAACTCAGCGGCCCCTTCTCACACCAAGAGGATCCCTCAAGGTACGGGCGTGAGTGCTCTGGGTGTTGCTGTGGTGGGAGCCCTCAGGCAATAGgctgggagggggaggcagcCAAATGGGATGCAGGAGGTCTAGAGCGAGGGACAGAAACCTTGCAGTCACCTGGCTTATTATGTGAGGGGCACACCAGCATTAAGCTGTTTGTGAACGCTTACAAACTTTGCAAACCTTTTGGATgagtgagaaaaaaaggagtatcaaaacattttatttggaCAATTCCTGAGTCAAAAGTATTgccatttatttcacattttgagACTAAACAAGCTAACCTTTTACCTCTGgaacaggaacagaaatgttcttttaaacacaggaaaggaaattctgcttgctttttcattttttgttttgctgagaaaactgaagggaaaaaagaaaaaggtgcacTTCAGGCTGACTGCAAACAAAAGTGTTCTTTGATTTACCTTCTCTGTTTTGAGTGAACAAACGTAAAGTTGTTATTTGCAGAGCATGGGTAGGAAGCTCCTGGCTGGACATAGCAGGGGTGGGAAGCAGCTAGGTGATGAAAAGAGCATCAACAGAACCGTGTAGCGGGGGCTGGTGCAGTGCCCATCTCCCTGCCTGTGATCAGGGTGAGCCATGGGCTTGGGCTTCATGGTCCAGAGCTGGATTCAGGTGTCAGAGGGAATCTTGGCTGCTTAGCTTTGCTGAGAAAAGACATCTCGAGGTGAACAACCAGTCCTGGAGCTCTGTTGTGCATGGTGGGTGCCTGATGTGGGCTGGGACATGAGGGAGAGGTCTTCCATTCTCCACCTGTGCACTGGTGTAAAAACTGTAACCTGaccttccttctctctgtccCCAGCAGGTTTCGATCACTCCACTGCCATCTCTATCCGGACACCTCCTGGTGCCTGCAGGCTGTTGGCTGGTGATGCCCGAGCCTCAGCTACAGTGCATCCTGGTGACATCCATTCACTGTGTGCATGTAGGGGGTGGGACACTGAAGAAGCTCAATGGTCccaatttctccttttctatgGTGGTCTTGGGGCTGTGTGATGGCTTTTTTGGTCCTCGCTGAATACTGGTGATGCAGGACAAGAGACAAGATCTGTCCCGAAGATGGATAACACGGACTGGACACATGGTTGAGCTTACCATCTGTGCTGGGATACGTGCAAGGCATGGGAGCAGTATTCCTTCCTGAGCAGATCAAGGACTGGGTAGTGACTGCTGGGCATCTAGGTGGAGATggggacctgctgctgctccttgctgTGGATTTGTCATGCTGGACTAGAAAAGCCCTCAGTATGGGTAACCGGGGCCCAACTGAGGATGGCTGATAGCGTGTCATGGCTCTCGCCTCTCTGAGCAGGTCCTCTTCCTCCATATCTGCCCGTGCTTTCCCCACCGCCCACTCTCCCCAGCCACAGACTCTTGGCTGAGTCTCTGCTTAGTCAAGGTctatagaaatgcaaaatgtgaCCATTTCTGTACTGAATGAGTACTGGAAAAGCATCGTCCTTTCTCGGCAGAGGGGAGATGGGCAGGAAGTACAGAGAACCAGGAATTCCCCCCTCTGCGCGACAAAGAGAGGGTGTAGGGTGAGGGAGCCAGGAGGAGACAGACCGAGATGAGGATGGTTCCTGCACTGAACATTGAAGGCTTGATCTTGTATAGCCCTGCATTATTCCTGTCTTTTTACCTTCTTGATATAGGGTCAGGATAATCTCTTGCTCTAATTACCAACCTGTCGTCTGAGATTAGACTCCAACTCCTACCTGTGAGAGAGGAGACATAAAGGATTAGAACTGgctgaaagagaggagaaaggaagagatggagaAGGAGCGCTCAGGAGCGGATTAGAGGTTACAGCTTTATAATCTTCTCTGTGCCCcgaccaaaaaaaattaagtcatgAAGGAATGGAAACAGCAAGGCAAAGAGCTTTTTATCTCTGTGTTCCTTTCCTCCAGATGCTAAGAGCAGctttctgcctccctgctgtccctgctgAGTGCAACAGGGGGAAGGAGCTGGCCCAAATAGGTTACAAGCTTTCTGGCATGTTAGTGGAGAGTCTTTTTCTCGGTACAGAGCCTGGCATGAAAGCTGGGCAATTCTGCTTGCTGGGGAATGAACTTTGGCACAATTTTGTCCTTGTACACATGGTTAAGTGGCTGAGGGAGAGCATTGCAGGGGAAAGCAGGAAGGCAAAGAGGCTGTTTTAAATGGCAGGTGGTGCCACAAACAGgtatttctctttaaagagTATTTCAAAACACACAGCTGGGATCTGTGAAAGATTCCTGTAATCTCCAGATGAAAGGACAAATGCCCTTTCTCCGAAGAGCTGCTCAGCTTTGATGCTGCTGATGTGACTAAGCCTGCTGCTGGTGGGCTGGAAGAGCCAAGGCGACTATCACTGTGCCTTCACCGTTTTGAAAACTGGCCACCCTGTcgcctcctcccaccccccaaagCACCAGCATCTCCTACGCAGTACACACGAAGTTTAAAGGAAAGGTGTCAGAATGACCTTCTACCTCTGAAAAGGGAGATCTAGAAATAAATGAGCACTTTAATTTCTGGAGGAGCAGAAAACAGGAGCCTGTAGAGCTATTTTCCAGCCTGGTCATTCTTACTGGCATTTAACCAGCTTGTGAAGCAGCAGAGAGccctgctttcttctcttgcacAACATGCCTTTGAACTGGAAATTCATCCTGAGCAGGGACAGGGGCTAGCTGATGCCAATGACCATTCCTTGAGTCGTGCAAAGCACTTGGCTCACACAGCTACGCAAATCTAGGGACCATGTGGCTCAAAACAGAGACACCCAACTATTGGAATACAGGTGCAGCATAAAGAAGTCCTGCCCCACAGGGCAAATGGTTTGGTATGAACTCaaccagaagatgaaaaatacttctgtgatAAGAAATGAGAGTCTTCAAGTGAAATCTACACTACCTGGatatcttctttttccccattcaaACTTTCAGCTGTTGTCAATTGAGACTTTGAGTTAAAAAGCCAGTCCTATATGTAGATGTCCTGCTgacaaagcaaaatgcagcttGTGCCTGGAGAAGGACAAGAAGCTGGTACAGCAGCTTCACCTCcctggggaaaagcaaagcagagaaactgGAAGCCCGCTTTGGATCCTGGCCTCGGCTGGTCTCAACTGGCCTGGTGCCTTTTGCATGGCTGAAGATCAGATGTTAAATAGGTTGAGTCCTtgagtggctgcatggggaCCTGTTTAAGACTGGGCTTTATTGCTGGAGCGGCTAAGTGCCACTTCTGTGGAAAATGTCTTGTCTCATAAGGAAACTGAGAGCAGATGAGAAGATGTCTGGGGCAGGACATCTCTTGGGCTGTAGAGAAACGAATGACAGAAAAGTCCTGTTACGCCTGTGACGACAATGCgctggaaagaaaatagcttCTCAGAGTCGACAAAAGAAACCAGGTTTTCTCTAAGAACAGAGAGACAGCTTAAGGGGACATTCACCACATGAAATCTGATCAACGTTAAAACCTGAGTTAAAATTAGTTTCAGGAATGGTTCCTGCCCCTGGGGCTTGCTGTCAGATGTTGTGGTTTTACAGTCTCATTTCCtagtttattaaaatgtttagcTGCTTGGGAAAATGAGTAACAATCTCACGTGAAACTTTTCAGAGgactgtctttttttattatccTTCATGATTTTCTGATGTAACAGTTAAAGTTTTTGGAAAGGTTCCACTGggtctattaattttttttttctttctctttttctttttttatatcactctctctccttctctctctcacactCCCTTTTctcattgcaggaaaaaaaaatatcccaagaACAAAAAGGGATGGAGACACggtctttttattttactgggaAAAATTGGGTCAAAGTCAAAGGTGTTGGCATGACCCTGCTGTTGTACAACATTAAGTATAGTTCAAGGTTTCAAGTACAGAGACCTCTGCCTGCCCAACACCATAGCAACCAACACTATTAATGATGTTTAAGCTGTatactgaaaattcagaaaaaggagaaggaggggaaaaaaagcagttacagtatttgaaatgtaaagtaTTAAGTGAGGCTTTCATGTTAACAATATCCTTTCTTCACTTTCCCCTTAGCTGTGAAGAATTTTTATAAGGAAACCCCTATTTGACAGTGCAAAAAAATGCTAATGACTATCCTTTCTTTagggggaaaagagaagttAGTTGAAATAGGTGGGAAACTGCAGTTGTTGCTAAAGGCttgaaggggagagagaagaatAGCAACGCTAGACAATGCTTCTGTCTCTGGTGCCAACTCCTCTTAACAGCTCTGCTGCcgaagaaaaacagatttctgagcCACTGTGGGATTTACCCAACTTGTACCGGGATTGCAGCCTCAGCTCTCTCCCCAGGCCTCTTGCTAAAGATGCAGCCTTCAAAAGATGAGCAGAAGGAGACAGAAGCCAAAAGGTGAGAAATaggagcaggaagaaaggagattggaaggaaagaaaccagCAAGCGAGGCCTTGGAGGAGAGCATGGGAATATCAGCTGTGCATTGAAAGTGCTGTGTGGGAGCTGCCCAGCAATAGCAGGAGAGGGGGTGTTGCCTGGACTCCCAGCTCTGGACGTTTTTGTGATCAGGGCAATTGTAGCCCACCAGTGGCACAGAGGATGAGCCTGTGAATCAGTTCATCCTGGAAGAAGTGAGATCAGGTTGGCCCCAaacctcctcctcttttttttttttttttttttaaataacactcCAGATAAGTTGATGTCTTTTCATTTAACAATTATACTCAATTTCTTACAGCAGATTTGGCCTCTTAATTTTGACACTTCCTCTGCCCTTCCTTACCATGCAGGCTCTTCAGACAGTCCAGGGGTGGGATTAGCAGctcttttcattcatttatttaacttttttctccaATCCCTGAAAAAGCCTACAAGACAGCTGGCTTGCCCTTTTGCACCACAGGCCACCAGGGCTCTACACACCTGAGCACACTTCTGGGGTAGATGTGAAGGTGAAGGAGAGTAGGTGACTGCTCCATTTGGAAACTGCATGGGCACAGAGAGGCATGGACCATCCTTACATTCTACCTCAAGGCACCTGCTAGCAGCTGGTGCCAGGGATGGGTTCTCATACTAACTGGGACTTTCTTCTGTCCCACATACTGCTCGGCTTATCCACTGAAGAGGATACAAGCATTACCATAGACCTAAGCAAATCCAGGAAGAAGAGCAGCATCCCAAACGTACAAATAACTGTGTCTGTTCTCACCAGCTGATGAGGGAATGTTTCCTCTAGACTTTCTGCCCAATTACCTGGGAGGTTGAAGGAGTGCAGGGCTGAGCTGTTGTTGCTCAGCTGGCATTGCCTCTTTAAAGCTGTTCCTTGACAGCCTCAGATTTTGGTCACTCCCTGTTTGATCCAGCGTGGACTCCAAGAAAGCTGGGAACTCATCTCTCTCCCTGTTTGAACTGTATGTGATTAATTACAGACCCCGAGAATGGGCTTCTTGCCTATTTCTCATGTTTAAATTGCCTCCCAGGATTTTGCAAGGCTAAGGAGCCTCTTCAGATGTTACATCTGACTGTGCCTCGGTCAAGCCTCCCTTGGTTTTGCTGGGAGCTGCATCTGATTCACAGTGAACTTTGAGAACGAATTAAACTGAGTGCTTTGTACATGGATTTGCTGGCCCTGACCCTTCTGCCACTGCTTGAGAAGAAGACAGTGTTGATTTTAGctatgtagggaaaaaaaattgcaactaAACAGGGCACTGGATGGGGAGAAATGCTGCTATTCTGAAatccttctttccccatcccagccccagaAATGGGGGACAGAGAGAATCTACAGCTGGTGCCTTTGGCCATGGTGTATCAGGCCATCCTCTTCATGGCTGTATTGGCATCTGATGAATGCTGGCCTGAGGACTGGTACCTTGGGGCTTAGGGGTTCGACAAAAAGAGGGGaaggctggaaagaaaaaggcaaggaCTGTCTTCTCCTACCCACACACTCAATGCTGGCCTGTGGCTTCTCACTCATGGCTACCCCGGTAGCATAGGAGGAGACATGGGGCTTGGAAAGAGCATCAACCTCTACTCTGTGCTGTGTGTCTTCTGGCTGGGGAGACTGCACGTTACTCGACTTTCATGAACACTCAGAGAAGCAGTAGACTGGGGCAATGAGCAGGATGGATGTGCTGAAAAGGCTCTGCCCCCTCCTCATTGCCCCACCTTTCCCACATTACCATCAGCTTTGGAGTGAAGCTGACTGCAGAAGCTGGCTGAGCTTTCTCTGCTTGTGATGGTGTTTCTTCTAGTGTGCAGGGCAGAACGTTTCTCTCCAGGTTCTTGGGTAGGCCTGTTTCCCAAAGTCACAGTGTGGGGTGCAGACAGACAAGGTCTCGGTGCAGCTGGTAGGGAGAGCAGGGCCCCTCCATatccccctccctttcccccagcaTTCAGCTAGCATTGGACGGTGTCTGTTTTTAGCAAAAGTCGCAGATTCAACAGCTGAGCTGATTTTCCAAAGGGACATATAAAACAAACAGCCTGCCATCTGCTCTATTGTCCTGGAATAGCGGCttggagggtggggggagagagaaggaggagaatgAGGGGAATGAGAAACGGAGGTGGGGGAGagggtgggaaggagggggagcagaagagaggaaaaggcagaaaggggAGGCGGGAAGGTCATGGGGGCGGAGAGGAGGGTGAAGgtggaggctgaggggagagagagagagagaaagagataaagaaaaagggaagctGTGTGAAAGCAGGGATGTGGTGAGGGGAGAGGACCAGTGACGGGCACGTGGGGCAAACAGGGCTTTCTTGGGATCACCCTGGCTGGATCCCTGTCGGTGCTGTGAGCCACAGGGGCAAGCACGTCCAGCACCCCTGTCCTTGCTGAGCCAGAGCCTgactgcaaaagaaacaaactggaCTTAGTGGCCTGGATAATCACTCTCCTTCCACccacacagccctgcctgcttgcctgctgtacccccccccccccccacgctgGCTTTTATTGAATGCCGCAGGGCAGGGATTGAACTCCAGGTTTGGCAGCAGAGTAAATA
This sequence is a window from Balearica regulorum gibbericeps isolate bBalReg1 chromosome 1, bBalReg1.pri, whole genome shotgun sequence. Protein-coding genes within it:
- the MFNG gene encoding beta-1,3-N-acetylglucosaminyltransferase manic fringe isoform X2, which produces MGRRLIRGLSGAAVFLVSVALLSVRHRGAPETAQYPGLREGMSEKLGRRSKVSPEDATVGNGRNQKDLQVHPPEGYRTEGSLTLGDIFIAVKTTKRFHQSRMELLLDTWISRAREQTYIFTDDEDDALKRRMGDHAIFTNCSAEHSHLALSCKMAAEFDAFLASGRSWFCHLDDDNYLNLRALLKLLSSYSATWDVYLGKPSLNRPIRASETLPNNQTKSVHFWFATGGAGFCISRKLASKMVPWASGRNFLSTSELIRLPDDCTVGYIIECKVGGQLLPNALFHSHLENLQLISPSRLTQQVTLSYGVFENKLNVIELSGPFSHQEDPSRFRSLHCHLYPDTSWCLQAVGW
- the MFNG gene encoding beta-1,3-N-acetylglucosaminyltransferase manic fringe isoform X1 yields the protein MGRRLIRGLSGAAVFLVSVALLSVRHRGAPETAQYPGLREGMSEKLGRRSKVSPEDATVGNGRNQKDLQVHPPEGYRTEGSLTLGDIFIAVKTTKRFHQSRMELLLDTWISRAREQTYIFTDDEDDALKRRMGDHAIFTNCSAEHSHLALSCKMAAEFDAFLASGRSWFCHLDDDNYLNLRALLKLLSSYSATWDVYLGKPSLNRPIRASETLPNNQTKSVHFWFATGGAGFCISRKLASKMVPWASGRNFLSTSELIRLPDDCTVGYIIECKVGGQLLPNALFHSHLENLQLISPSRLTQQVTLSYGVFENKLNVIELSGPFSHQEDPSSRFRSLHCHLYPDTSWCLQAVGW